One part of the Haliaeetus albicilla chromosome 9, bHalAlb1.1, whole genome shotgun sequence genome encodes these proteins:
- the LOC104312157 gene encoding tubulin alpha-3 chain isoform X1, which translates to MGVERECISIHVGQAGVQIGNACWELYCLEHGIQPDGQMPSDKTIGGGDDSFNTFFSETGAGKHVPRAVFVDLEPTVVDEVRTGTYRQLFHPEQLITGKEDAANNYARGHYTIGKEIVDLVLDRIRKLADLCTGLQGFLIFHSFGGGTGSGFASLLMERLSVDYGKKSKLEFAIYPAPQVSTAVVEPYNSILTTHTTLEHSDCAFMVDNEAIYDICRRNLDIERPTYTNLNRLIGQIVSSITASLRFDGALNVDLTEFQTNLVPYPRIHFPLVTYAPVISAEKAYHEQLSVAEITNACFEPANQMVKCDPRHGKYMACCMLYRGDVVPKDVNAAIATIKTKRTIQFVDWCPTGFKVGINYQPPTVVPGGDLAKVQRAVCMLSNTTAIAEAWARLDHKFDLMYAKRAFVHWYVGEGMEEGEFSEAREDLAALEKDYEEVGVDSVEAEAEEGDEYLEN; encoded by the exons ATGGGAGTGGAA cGTGAATGCATATCCATCCACGTTGGTCAGGCTGGTGTTCAGATTGGTAATGCTTGTTGGGAATTGTATTGTCTTGAACATGGGATCCAGCCTGATGGCCAAATGCCTAGCGATAAAACTATTGGAGGTGGAGATGATTCATTTAATACCTTCTTCAGTGAGACAGGAGCTGGTAAACATGTTCCCAGAGCAGTGTTTGTGGACCTAGAGCCAACCGTAGTTG ATGAAGTACGTACAGGCACATACAGGCAGTTATTCCATCCTGAGCAGCTCATTACTGGGAAAGAAGATGCAGCCAATAATTATGCCAGAGGCCATTATACCATTGGAAAAGAGATTGTTGATCTAGTGCTAGACCGCATTCGCAAACTG GCTGATCTGTGCACAGGGCTGCAAGGTTTCCTTATCTTTCATAGTTTTGGAGGAGGCACTGGTTCAGGGTTTGCATCTCTGCTCATGGAAAGGCTCTCTGTTGACTACGGCAAAAAATCTAAACTGGAGTTTGCGATATATCCAGCACCACAAGTTTCCACTGCTGTAGTGGAACCTTACAACTCAATTCTAACTACCCATACAACATTAGAGCATTCAGACTGTGCCTTCATGGTCGATAATGAAGCCATTTACGATATATGTCGTCGTAACCTTGACATTGAACGTCCTACTTATACCAATTTAAACCGATTAATTGGGCAAATTGTTTCATCCATCACAGCCTCACTGCGTTTTGATGGAGCCCTCAACGTAGATCTGACAGAATTTCAAACTAACCTTGTTCCATACCCACGAATCCATTTCCCCCTGGTAACATACGCCCCTGTCATCTCCGCTGAAAAAGCGTATCATGAGCAGTTGTCTGTGGCTGAAATTACCAATGCTTGTTTTGAACCAGCCAACCAGATGGTAAAATGCGACCCTCGCCATGGCAAATACATGGCCTGCTGTATGTTATATAGAGGTGATGTTGTTCCCAAAGACGTCAATGCAGCGATTGCTACTATCAAGACTAAACGTACCATTCAGTTTGTGGATTGGTGCCCAACTGGATTCAAG GTGGGCATTAACTACCAGCCTCCAACTGTGGTGCCAGGTGGTGACCTTGCCAAGGTCCAGCGGGCTGTGTGTATGCTAAGTAATACAACGGCTATTGCTGAAGCATGGGCTCGCCTCGACCACAAATTTGATCTCATGTATGCTAAGCGTGCCTTTGTACATTGGTATGTTGGCGAAGGAATGGAGGAAGGAGAATTTTCTGAAGCCCGGGAAGATCTGGCTGCCCTTGAGAAAGATTATGAAGAAGTTGGTGTAGACTCAGTAGAAGCAGAGGCTGAAGAAGGAGACGAATATTTAGAAAACTGA
- the LOC104312157 gene encoding tubulin alpha-3 chain isoform X2: MPSDKTIGGGDDSFNTFFSETGAGKHVPRAVFVDLEPTVVDEVRTGTYRQLFHPEQLITGKEDAANNYARGHYTIGKEIVDLVLDRIRKLADLCTGLQGFLIFHSFGGGTGSGFASLLMERLSVDYGKKSKLEFAIYPAPQVSTAVVEPYNSILTTHTTLEHSDCAFMVDNEAIYDICRRNLDIERPTYTNLNRLIGQIVSSITASLRFDGALNVDLTEFQTNLVPYPRIHFPLVTYAPVISAEKAYHEQLSVAEITNACFEPANQMVKCDPRHGKYMACCMLYRGDVVPKDVNAAIATIKTKRTIQFVDWCPTGFKVGINYQPPTVVPGGDLAKVQRAVCMLSNTTAIAEAWARLDHKFDLMYAKRAFVHWYVGEGMEEGEFSEAREDLAALEKDYEEVGVDSVEAEAEEGDEYLEN; this comes from the exons ATGCCTAGCGATAAAACTATTGGAGGTGGAGATGATTCATTTAATACCTTCTTCAGTGAGACAGGAGCTGGTAAACATGTTCCCAGAGCAGTGTTTGTGGACCTAGAGCCAACCGTAGTTG ATGAAGTACGTACAGGCACATACAGGCAGTTATTCCATCCTGAGCAGCTCATTACTGGGAAAGAAGATGCAGCCAATAATTATGCCAGAGGCCATTATACCATTGGAAAAGAGATTGTTGATCTAGTGCTAGACCGCATTCGCAAACTG GCTGATCTGTGCACAGGGCTGCAAGGTTTCCTTATCTTTCATAGTTTTGGAGGAGGCACTGGTTCAGGGTTTGCATCTCTGCTCATGGAAAGGCTCTCTGTTGACTACGGCAAAAAATCTAAACTGGAGTTTGCGATATATCCAGCACCACAAGTTTCCACTGCTGTAGTGGAACCTTACAACTCAATTCTAACTACCCATACAACATTAGAGCATTCAGACTGTGCCTTCATGGTCGATAATGAAGCCATTTACGATATATGTCGTCGTAACCTTGACATTGAACGTCCTACTTATACCAATTTAAACCGATTAATTGGGCAAATTGTTTCATCCATCACAGCCTCACTGCGTTTTGATGGAGCCCTCAACGTAGATCTGACAGAATTTCAAACTAACCTTGTTCCATACCCACGAATCCATTTCCCCCTGGTAACATACGCCCCTGTCATCTCCGCTGAAAAAGCGTATCATGAGCAGTTGTCTGTGGCTGAAATTACCAATGCTTGTTTTGAACCAGCCAACCAGATGGTAAAATGCGACCCTCGCCATGGCAAATACATGGCCTGCTGTATGTTATATAGAGGTGATGTTGTTCCCAAAGACGTCAATGCAGCGATTGCTACTATCAAGACTAAACGTACCATTCAGTTTGTGGATTGGTGCCCAACTGGATTCAAG GTGGGCATTAACTACCAGCCTCCAACTGTGGTGCCAGGTGGTGACCTTGCCAAGGTCCAGCGGGCTGTGTGTATGCTAAGTAATACAACGGCTATTGCTGAAGCATGGGCTCGCCTCGACCACAAATTTGATCTCATGTATGCTAAGCGTGCCTTTGTACATTGGTATGTTGGCGAAGGAATGGAGGAAGGAGAATTTTCTGAAGCCCGGGAAGATCTGGCTGCCCTTGAGAAAGATTATGAAGAAGTTGGTGTAGACTCAGTAGAAGCAGAGGCTGAAGAAGGAGACGAATATTTAGAAAACTGA